The following are from one region of the Vicugna pacos chromosome 9, VicPac4, whole genome shotgun sequence genome:
- the CA11 gene encoding carbonic anhydrase-related protein 11 isoform X2 — MHTSLSRHLSSRGGRKKGPVRSQFVQSSRGQRSWYAHIGPAPDPEDWWSYKDNLQGNFVPAWSLCAVGKRQSPVDVELKRVLYDPFLPPLRLSTGGEKLRGTLYNTGRHVSFLPAPRPVVNVSGGPLLYSHRLSELRLLFGARDGAGSEHQINHQGFSAEVQLIHFNQELYGNLSAASRGPNGLAILSLFVNVAGSSNPFLSRLLNRDTITRISYKNDAYFLQDLSLELLFPESFGFITYQGSLSTPPCSETVTWILIDRALNITSLQMHSLRLLSQNPPSQIFQSLSGNGRPLQPLAHRALRGNRDPRHPERRCRGPNYRLHVDGAPHGR, encoded by the exons ATGCATACGAGTCTGAGTAGGCATTTGTCcagcagaggagggagaaagaaaggcccAGTTAGAAGCCAGTTtgtgcaaagctccagaggcCAGAGGTCCTGGTACG CTCACATCGGACCCGCACCTGACCCTGAGGACTGGTGGAGCTACAAGGATAATCTCCAGGGAAACTTCGTGCCAG CCTGGAGTTTGTGTGCCGTAGGAAAGCGGCAGAGCCCCGTGGATGTGGAGCTGAAGAGGGTCCTTTATGACCCCTTTCTGCCCCCGCTGAGACTCAGCACTGGAGGAGAGAAG CTCCGGGGAACCCTGTACAACACCGGTCGCCATGTCTCCTTCCTGCCCGCACCCCGGCCCGTGGTCAACGTGTCTGGGGGGCCCCTCCTTTATAGCCACCGACTCAGCGAACTGCGGCTGCTGTTTGGAGCACGGGATGGAGCTGGCTCTGAACACCAGATCAACCATCAGGGTTTCTCTGCTGAG GTGCAGCTCATCCACTTCAACCAAGAACTCTACGGGAACCTCAGCGCCGCCTCCCGGGGCCCCAATGGCTTGGCCATTCTCAGCCTCTTTGTCAAT GTGGCTGGTAGCTCAAACCCATTCCTCAGCCGCCTCCTTAACCGTGACACCATCACCCGCATCTCCTACAAGA ATGATGCCTACTTTCTTCAAGACCTCAGCCTGGAGCTCCTATTCCCCGAATCCTTTGGCTTCATCACCTATCAGGGCTCTCTCAGCACCCCACCCTGCTCGGAGACTGTTACCTGGATCCTCATTGACAGGGCCCTCAATATCACCTCCCTCCAG ATGCACTCCCTGAGACTCCTGAGCCAGAATCCTCCGTCCCAGATCTTCCAGAGCCTCAGCGGTAACGGCCGGCCCTTGCAGCCCTTGGCCCACAGGGCCTTGAGGGGCAACAGGGACCCCCGGCACCCCGAGAGGCGTTGCCGAGGCCCCAACTACCGCTTGCATG TGGATGGTGCCCCCCATGGTCGCTGA
- the CA11 gene encoding carbonic anhydrase-related protein 11 isoform X4 — translation MGGAARLSAPGALVLWAALGAAAHIGPAPDPEDWWSYKDNLQGNFVPAWSLCAVGKRQSPVDVELKRVLYDPFLPPLRLSTGGEKLRGTLYNTGRHVSFLPAPRPVVNVSGGPLLYSHRLSELRLLFGARDGAGSEHQINHQGFSAEVQLIHFNQELYGNLSAASRGPNGLAILSLFVNVAGSSNPFLSRLLNRDTITRISYKNDAYFLQDLSLELLFPESFGFITYQGSLSTPPCSETVTWILIDRALNITSLQMHSLRLLSQNPPSQIFQSLSGNGRPLQPLAHRALRGNRDPRHPERRCRGPNYRLHVDGAPHGR, via the exons ATGGGGGGTGCAGCTCGCCTGAGCGCCCCTGGAGCGCTGGTTCTCTGGGCCGCACTGGGGGCGGCAG CTCACATCGGACCCGCACCTGACCCTGAGGACTGGTGGAGCTACAAGGATAATCTCCAGGGAAACTTCGTGCCAG CCTGGAGTTTGTGTGCCGTAGGAAAGCGGCAGAGCCCCGTGGATGTGGAGCTGAAGAGGGTCCTTTATGACCCCTTTCTGCCCCCGCTGAGACTCAGCACTGGAGGAGAGAAG CTCCGGGGAACCCTGTACAACACCGGTCGCCATGTCTCCTTCCTGCCCGCACCCCGGCCCGTGGTCAACGTGTCTGGGGGGCCCCTCCTTTATAGCCACCGACTCAGCGAACTGCGGCTGCTGTTTGGAGCACGGGATGGAGCTGGCTCTGAACACCAGATCAACCATCAGGGTTTCTCTGCTGAG GTGCAGCTCATCCACTTCAACCAAGAACTCTACGGGAACCTCAGCGCCGCCTCCCGGGGCCCCAATGGCTTGGCCATTCTCAGCCTCTTTGTCAAT GTGGCTGGTAGCTCAAACCCATTCCTCAGCCGCCTCCTTAACCGTGACACCATCACCCGCATCTCCTACAAGA ATGATGCCTACTTTCTTCAAGACCTCAGCCTGGAGCTCCTATTCCCCGAATCCTTTGGCTTCATCACCTATCAGGGCTCTCTCAGCACCCCACCCTGCTCGGAGACTGTTACCTGGATCCTCATTGACAGGGCCCTCAATATCACCTCCCTCCAG ATGCACTCCCTGAGACTCCTGAGCCAGAATCCTCCGTCCCAGATCTTCCAGAGCCTCAGCGGTAACGGCCGGCCCTTGCAGCCCTTGGCCCACAGGGCCTTGAGGGGCAACAGGGACCCCCGGCACCCCGAGAGGCGTTGCCGAGGCCCCAACTACCGCTTGCATG TGGATGGTGCCCCCCATGGTCGCTGA
- the CA11 gene encoding carbonic anhydrase-related protein 11 isoform X3, giving the protein MGGAARLSAPGALVLWAALGAAAHIGPAPDPEDWWSYKDNLQGNFVPGPPFWGLVNAAWSLCAVGKRQSPVDVELKRVLYDPFLPPLRLSTGGEKLRGTLYNTGRHVSFLPAPRPVVNVSGGPLLYSHRLSELRLLFGARDGAGSEHQINHQGFSAEVQLIHFNQELYGNLSAASRGPNGLAILSLFVNVAGSSNPFLSRLLNRDTITRISYKNDAYFLQDLSLELLFPESFGFITYQGSLSTPPCSETVTWILIDRALNITSLQMHSLRLLSQNPPSQIFQSLSGNGRPLQPLAHRALRGNRDPRHPERRCRGPNYRLHVDGAPHGR; this is encoded by the exons ATGGGGGGTGCAGCTCGCCTGAGCGCCCCTGGAGCGCTGGTTCTCTGGGCCGCACTGGGGGCGGCAG CTCACATCGGACCCGCACCTGACCCTGAGGACTGGTGGAGCTACAAGGATAATCTCCAGGGAAACTTCGTGCCAG GGCCTCCCTTCTGGGGCCTGGTGAATGCAGCCTGGAGTTTGTGTGCCGTAGGAAAGCGGCAGAGCCCCGTGGATGTGGAGCTGAAGAGGGTCCTTTATGACCCCTTTCTGCCCCCGCTGAGACTCAGCACTGGAGGAGAGAAG CTCCGGGGAACCCTGTACAACACCGGTCGCCATGTCTCCTTCCTGCCCGCACCCCGGCCCGTGGTCAACGTGTCTGGGGGGCCCCTCCTTTATAGCCACCGACTCAGCGAACTGCGGCTGCTGTTTGGAGCACGGGATGGAGCTGGCTCTGAACACCAGATCAACCATCAGGGTTTCTCTGCTGAG GTGCAGCTCATCCACTTCAACCAAGAACTCTACGGGAACCTCAGCGCCGCCTCCCGGGGCCCCAATGGCTTGGCCATTCTCAGCCTCTTTGTCAAT GTGGCTGGTAGCTCAAACCCATTCCTCAGCCGCCTCCTTAACCGTGACACCATCACCCGCATCTCCTACAAGA ATGATGCCTACTTTCTTCAAGACCTCAGCCTGGAGCTCCTATTCCCCGAATCCTTTGGCTTCATCACCTATCAGGGCTCTCTCAGCACCCCACCCTGCTCGGAGACTGTTACCTGGATCCTCATTGACAGGGCCCTCAATATCACCTCCCTCCAG ATGCACTCCCTGAGACTCCTGAGCCAGAATCCTCCGTCCCAGATCTTCCAGAGCCTCAGCGGTAACGGCCGGCCCTTGCAGCCCTTGGCCCACAGGGCCTTGAGGGGCAACAGGGACCCCCGGCACCCCGAGAGGCGTTGCCGAGGCCCCAACTACCGCTTGCATG TGGATGGTGCCCCCCATGGTCGCTGA
- the CA11 gene encoding carbonic anhydrase-related protein 11 isoform X1, producing MHTSLSRHLSSRGGRKKGPVRSQFVQSSRGQRSWYAHIGPAPDPEDWWSYKDNLQGNFVPGPPFWGLVNAAWSLCAVGKRQSPVDVELKRVLYDPFLPPLRLSTGGEKLRGTLYNTGRHVSFLPAPRPVVNVSGGPLLYSHRLSELRLLFGARDGAGSEHQINHQGFSAEVQLIHFNQELYGNLSAASRGPNGLAILSLFVNVAGSSNPFLSRLLNRDTITRISYKNDAYFLQDLSLELLFPESFGFITYQGSLSTPPCSETVTWILIDRALNITSLQMHSLRLLSQNPPSQIFQSLSGNGRPLQPLAHRALRGNRDPRHPERRCRGPNYRLHVDGAPHGR from the exons ATGCATACGAGTCTGAGTAGGCATTTGTCcagcagaggagggagaaagaaaggcccAGTTAGAAGCCAGTTtgtgcaaagctccagaggcCAGAGGTCCTGGTACG CTCACATCGGACCCGCACCTGACCCTGAGGACTGGTGGAGCTACAAGGATAATCTCCAGGGAAACTTCGTGCCAG GGCCTCCCTTCTGGGGCCTGGTGAATGCAGCCTGGAGTTTGTGTGCCGTAGGAAAGCGGCAGAGCCCCGTGGATGTGGAGCTGAAGAGGGTCCTTTATGACCCCTTTCTGCCCCCGCTGAGACTCAGCACTGGAGGAGAGAAG CTCCGGGGAACCCTGTACAACACCGGTCGCCATGTCTCCTTCCTGCCCGCACCCCGGCCCGTGGTCAACGTGTCTGGGGGGCCCCTCCTTTATAGCCACCGACTCAGCGAACTGCGGCTGCTGTTTGGAGCACGGGATGGAGCTGGCTCTGAACACCAGATCAACCATCAGGGTTTCTCTGCTGAG GTGCAGCTCATCCACTTCAACCAAGAACTCTACGGGAACCTCAGCGCCGCCTCCCGGGGCCCCAATGGCTTGGCCATTCTCAGCCTCTTTGTCAAT GTGGCTGGTAGCTCAAACCCATTCCTCAGCCGCCTCCTTAACCGTGACACCATCACCCGCATCTCCTACAAGA ATGATGCCTACTTTCTTCAAGACCTCAGCCTGGAGCTCCTATTCCCCGAATCCTTTGGCTTCATCACCTATCAGGGCTCTCTCAGCACCCCACCCTGCTCGGAGACTGTTACCTGGATCCTCATTGACAGGGCCCTCAATATCACCTCCCTCCAG ATGCACTCCCTGAGACTCCTGAGCCAGAATCCTCCGTCCCAGATCTTCCAGAGCCTCAGCGGTAACGGCCGGCCCTTGCAGCCCTTGGCCCACAGGGCCTTGAGGGGCAACAGGGACCCCCGGCACCCCGAGAGGCGTTGCCGAGGCCCCAACTACCGCTTGCATG TGGATGGTGCCCCCCATGGTCGCTGA
- the DBP gene encoding D site-binding protein isoform X1, translating to MESRDEECAPGIEPLPAPYRLWGRGERGTVLKEGDRLQRNYRAVILSLTCPTLHLHLYELLSPLCVSIPFWVSVPISLFASLPSPLSESLSLCASLGLPPPSPSFLSGSLSLSEPVSPPLSGSLPSLSDLSLTSLLSPISPDLCCVGLYPLVPRVSLHSESLLHLCLPLLSPLSPVFPWPAGLLKEKERKAAPPAAAVPGPGLETAGPADASAGAVVGGGSPRGRPGTAPGPGLLAPLLWERTLPFGDVEYVDLDAFLLEHGLPPSPPPPSGPSPAPSPVRTPAPSPGPGSCGSASPRSSPGHAPARAALGAAGGHRAGLTSRDTPSPVDPDTVEVLMTFEPDPADLALSSIPGHETFDPRRHRFSEEELKPQPIMKKARKIQVPEEQKDEKYWSRRYKNNEAAKRSRDARRLKENQISVRAAFLEKENALLRQEVVAVRQELSHYRAVLSRYQAQHGAL from the exons ATGGAGTCTAGGGATGAGGAATGTGCCCCAGGAATagagccccttcctgccccttaCAGATTGTGGGGGCGGGGAGAAAGGGGTACAGTGCTCAAGGAAGGGGACAGATTACAGAGGAATTACAGAGCTGTCATTCTTTCTCTCACCTGCCCAACTCTCCACCTACATCTGTATGAACTTCTGTCCCCcttgtgtgtctctatccctttCTGGGTCTCTGTCCCCATCTCCCTCTTTgcatccctgccctcccctctttCTGAGTCTCTATCCCTCTGTGCCTCTCTCGGCCTGCCGCCCCCATCTCCGTCTttcctctctgggtctctctccctctctgagcctgtgtcccctcctctctctggatCCTTGCCCTCTCTCTCCGatctctccctcacctcccttcTGTCCCCTATTTCTCCGGATCTCTGCTGTGTGGGTCTCTATCCCCTTGTTCCTCGTGTCTCTCTCCACTCGGAATCGCTTCTTcatctctgtcttcctcttctaTCCCCACTCTCTCCGGTCTTTCCCTGGCCTGCAGGTCTCCTGAAGGAAAAGGAGCGCAAGGCGGCTCCGCCGGCAGCCGCGGTCCCGGGGCCGGGCCTGGAGACGGCGGGCCCGGCGGATGCCTCAGCTGGGGCGGTGGTGGGCGGCGGGTCCCCGCGGGGACGCCCGGGGACCGCGCCTGGCCCAGGTCTGTTGGCGCCGCTACTGTGGGAGCGGACGCTGCCGTTCGGCGACGTGGAGTACGTGGACCTGGACGCCTTCCTGCTGGAGCACGGGCTCCCTCCCAGCCCGCCGCCCCCCAGCGGCCCGTCGCCAGCTCCCTCACCCGTGCGCACGCCCGCACCCTCCCCGGGGCCCGGCTCCTGCGGCTCGGCTTCCCCTCGCTCCTCGCCGGGGCACGCCCCCGCCAGGGCTGCCCTCGGGGCCGCCGGCGGCCACCGAGCAG GCCTGACCTCTCGGGACACACCCAGCCCTGTGGACCCAGACACCGTGGAGGTGCTGATGACCTTTGAACCTGACCCAGCGGATTTAGCCTTGTCCAGCATTCCCGGCCATGAGACCTTTGACCCTCGGAGACATCGCTTTTCAGAGGAGGAGCTTAAGCCCCAGCCAATCATGAAGAAGGCACGGAAGATCCAGGTGCCAGAGGAGCAGAAG GACGAGAAGTATTGGAGCCGGAGGTACAAGAATAACGAGGCGGCCAAGCGGTCCCGCGACGCCCGGAGGCTCAAGGAGAACCAGATATCGGTGCGGGCGGCCTTCCTGGAGAAGGAGAACGCCCTGCTGCGGCAGGAGGTGGTGGCGGTGCGCCAGGAGCTGTCCCACTACCGCGCTGTGCTGTCGCGATACCAGGCCCAACACGGAGCCCTGTga
- the DBP gene encoding D site-binding protein isoform X2: MARPVSDRTPAPLLLGGPAGAPPGGGALLGLRSLLQGTSKPKEPASCLLKEKERKAAPPAAAVPGPGLETAGPADASAGAVVGGGSPRGRPGTAPGPGLLAPLLWERTLPFGDVEYVDLDAFLLEHGLPPSPPPPSGPSPAPSPVRTPAPSPGPGSCGSASPRSSPGHAPARAALGAAGGHRAGLTSRDTPSPVDPDTVEVLMTFEPDPADLALSSIPGHETFDPRRHRFSEEELKPQPIMKKARKIQVPEEQKDEKYWSRRYKNNEAAKRSRDARRLKENQISVRAAFLEKENALLRQEVVAVRQELSHYRAVLSRYQAQHGAL, translated from the exons ATGGCGCGGCCCGTGAGCGACAGGACCCCGGCCCCACTGCTGCTGGGCGGCCCGGCCGGGGCCCCCCCTGGCGGGGGAGCGCTACTTGGGCTGCGGAGCCTTCTGCAGGGGACCAGCAAGCCCAAAGAGCCAGCCAGCT GTCTCCTGAAGGAAAAGGAGCGCAAGGCGGCTCCGCCGGCAGCCGCGGTCCCGGGGCCGGGCCTGGAGACGGCGGGCCCGGCGGATGCCTCAGCTGGGGCGGTGGTGGGCGGCGGGTCCCCGCGGGGACGCCCGGGGACCGCGCCTGGCCCAGGTCTGTTGGCGCCGCTACTGTGGGAGCGGACGCTGCCGTTCGGCGACGTGGAGTACGTGGACCTGGACGCCTTCCTGCTGGAGCACGGGCTCCCTCCCAGCCCGCCGCCCCCCAGCGGCCCGTCGCCAGCTCCCTCACCCGTGCGCACGCCCGCACCCTCCCCGGGGCCCGGCTCCTGCGGCTCGGCTTCCCCTCGCTCCTCGCCGGGGCACGCCCCCGCCAGGGCTGCCCTCGGGGCCGCCGGCGGCCACCGAGCAG GCCTGACCTCTCGGGACACACCCAGCCCTGTGGACCCAGACACCGTGGAGGTGCTGATGACCTTTGAACCTGACCCAGCGGATTTAGCCTTGTCCAGCATTCCCGGCCATGAGACCTTTGACCCTCGGAGACATCGCTTTTCAGAGGAGGAGCTTAAGCCCCAGCCAATCATGAAGAAGGCACGGAAGATCCAGGTGCCAGAGGAGCAGAAG GACGAGAAGTATTGGAGCCGGAGGTACAAGAATAACGAGGCGGCCAAGCGGTCCCGCGACGCCCGGAGGCTCAAGGAGAACCAGATATCGGTGCGGGCGGCCTTCCTGGAGAAGGAGAACGCCCTGCTGCGGCAGGAGGTGGTGGCGGTGCGCCAGGAGCTGTCCCACTACCGCGCTGTGCTGTCGCGATACCAGGCCCAACACGGAGCCCTGTga